One stretch of Pararhizobium qamdonense DNA includes these proteins:
- a CDS encoding pyridoxamine 5'-phosphate oxidase family protein: protein MADISKTKTDPLQQLWDVLDDVHAGMLGVEESGQHMQPMAPFVEKESNSIWFYTRTDSDLVKAVQTGARAHFCVISKDHDYHACLAGAIDEVKSREHIEKYWSAPVAAWFEGGKEDPALTMLQLKLDDVAIWASTNSTLKFGWEIAKANLTGKEPELGYHTKISLPH from the coding sequence ATGGCTGATATTTCAAAGACGAAAACCGATCCGCTGCAGCAATTATGGGATGTGCTTGATGATGTGCATGCCGGTATGTTGGGCGTCGAGGAATCCGGTCAACACATGCAGCCGATGGCACCCTTTGTCGAAAAGGAAAGCAACTCGATCTGGTTTTATACCCGCACCGATAGCGATCTGGTGAAAGCTGTGCAAACTGGCGCCCGGGCGCATTTCTGCGTCATCAGCAAGGATCATGATTATCATGCGTGCCTTGCCGGTGCCATCGACGAGGTAAAGTCCCGCGAACATATTGAAAAATACTGGTCGGCGCCGGTGGCGGCGTGGTTCGAGGGCGGCAAGGAAGATCCGGCATTGACCATGCTGCAACTGAAGCTCGACGATGTTGCGATCTGGGCTTCAACCAACAGCACGCTGAAATTCGGCTGGGAAATCGCCAAGGCCAATCTGACCGGCAAGGAGCCGGAACTCGGCTATCACACGAAGATCTCGCTGCCACACTGA
- a CDS encoding DJ-1/PfpI/YhbO family deglycase/protease, which yields MPSINTSKILILATHGYERSELRVPLDELKKRGADIKVASVEKDPIKSWDKKDWGDTVNVDLLAKDVKIDDFDALVLPGGQMNPDILRHDEDAMRIVKEFIASGKVVAAICHAPWLLIEADAVRGRKMTSYASIKTDMKNAGAIWSDEPVVTDKGIITSRNPGDLDAFVKKIVEEVEEGRHERRAA from the coding sequence ATGCCTTCCATCAACACATCGAAAATCCTCATCCTGGCGACCCATGGCTACGAGCGCTCCGAACTGCGCGTGCCGCTGGATGAATTGAAAAAGCGCGGCGCCGATATCAAGGTTGCTTCCGTCGAGAAGGACCCGATCAAGAGCTGGGACAAGAAGGACTGGGGCGATACCGTCAATGTCGATCTTCTGGCCAAGGACGTGAAGATCGATGATTTCGACGCGCTGGTTTTGCCCGGCGGTCAGATGAATCCGGACATTCTGCGCCATGATGAGGATGCCATGCGCATCGTCAAGGAATTCATCGCATCCGGCAAGGTCGTCGCTGCCATCTGCCATGCGCCGTGGCTCCTGATCGAAGCCGATGCCGTGCGCGGCCGCAAGATGACGTCCTATGCCTCGATCAAGACCGACATGAAGAATGCCGGCGCCATCTGGTCGGATGAGCCTGTCGTCACCGACAAGGGCATTATCACATCGCGCAATCCCGGCGATCTCGACGCTTTCGTCAAGAAGATCGTCGAGGAAGTTGAAGAAGGCCGCCACGAGCGGCGCGCCGCCTAA
- a CDS encoding LysR family transcriptional regulator, with the protein MPDNRLERFAHNLDWNLLRTFVVVVEEGSITAAANRLLLQQPAVSMALKRLEQTVGQKLIDRRPGRFDLTEAGEKLHRQCRDIFAAVVRLPNALETAGDDITGHVSIHSVSHAHNPAWDRKLESFFRLYPKVTLSITVETTVSVISAVERNIATIGLCDGNIPDALGKTFHIREQYGLYCGRGHRLFGVKGAALNALRGDPYIAFIADVLGGQHMNAITAVRAMGSFGQQVRAVSCNVEEVLRLIAADIGIGMVPDHLAAPGLAAGDLWQLPPYELLPTTDVFRITNPNAILNPAETAFLRHVAETEPLDHSRQHQSA; encoded by the coding sequence ATGCCTGACAATCGCCTCGAACGTTTCGCCCATAATCTCGACTGGAACCTGTTGCGCACCTTCGTTGTCGTGGTCGAGGAAGGCAGCATCACGGCAGCGGCCAACCGGCTTTTGTTGCAGCAGCCCGCCGTCAGCATGGCGCTGAAACGGCTGGAACAGACCGTCGGCCAGAAATTGATCGACCGCCGCCCGGGCCGTTTCGATCTGACGGAGGCGGGCGAAAAGCTGCACCGCCAATGCCGCGACATCTTTGCCGCAGTGGTGCGTCTGCCGAATGCGCTGGAAACCGCAGGCGACGATATTACCGGCCATGTCAGCATCCATTCCGTCAGCCACGCGCATAATCCGGCCTGGGACCGCAAGCTTGAAAGCTTCTTCCGGCTCTATCCAAAGGTGACACTCAGCATCACCGTGGAAACCACCGTCAGCGTCATCAGCGCGGTCGAGCGCAACATCGCCACCATCGGCCTCTGCGACGGCAATATTCCCGACGCGCTCGGCAAGACTTTTCATATCCGCGAGCAATACGGGCTCTATTGCGGCCGGGGTCACCGGCTGTTCGGCGTTAAGGGGGCGGCGCTGAACGCACTGCGCGGCGACCCCTATATTGCTTTCATCGCCGATGTTCTCGGCGGCCAGCACATGAATGCCATTACCGCCGTGCGCGCCATGGGTTCCTTCGGCCAGCAGGTCCGGGCCGTCTCCTGCAATGTCGAGGAAGTGCTGCGCCTGATCGCGGCCGATATCGGCATCGGCATGGTGCCCGACCATCTGGCGGCACCGGGCCTTGCGGCGGGCGATCTCTGGCAATTGCCGCCGTATGAACTTTTGCCGACCACGGATGTGTTTCGCATCACCAATCCCAATGCCATTCTCAATCCTGCGGAAACCGCTTTCCTGCGCCATGTGGCAGAGACCGAGCCGCTGGATCACAGCCGTCAGCATCAATCTGCCTGA
- a CDS encoding NAD(P)/FAD-dependent oxidoreductase — MQTFDVAIIGGGIAGLSLAHFLSPHRSVVVLERETALGYHSTGRSAAEFVLRYNAPEICGLATIAKTFFDTPPDGFSDIPLLKQRGGVMIASVEKATRLDEMFRAELAFTPELELLDEEDMLARLPILRPGYAAAAFYDPNFWDIEVESLLQGYVKAARRNGTEIRERHAVISASHDGQVWTIETSAGVVRAKTVVNAAGGWADQTAELFGVEPLGIVPHRRTAITVDLPEGIDISAMPEINEIDEDFYMKPDAGRLFASPADATPCEPGDVQPEELDVAWAAHYVEEATTIPVRRVAKSWAGMRSFSPDKLPVIGFAAGQPDFFWLAGQGGFGILTSPALGALAASLLTGEPHPERFGAMGLDPARFSPLRFTA; from the coding sequence ATGCAGACATTCGACGTGGCGATCATTGGCGGCGGCATTGCCGGCCTTTCACTTGCTCATTTCCTCAGCCCGCATCGCTCGGTCGTGGTTCTCGAACGGGAAACGGCGCTCGGCTATCACAGCACCGGCCGCTCCGCCGCCGAATTCGTGCTGCGTTACAATGCGCCCGAGATCTGCGGCCTCGCCACCATCGCCAAGACTTTCTTCGACACGCCGCCGGATGGATTTTCGGACATCCCGCTCCTGAAGCAACGCGGCGGCGTGATGATCGCCAGCGTTGAAAAAGCCACGCGCCTTGACGAGATGTTCCGCGCCGAGCTTGCTTTCACGCCCGAACTGGAATTGCTTGATGAAGAAGACATGCTTGCCCGGTTGCCGATCCTGAGACCAGGCTATGCGGCAGCAGCATTTTATGATCCCAATTTCTGGGATATCGAGGTTGAAAGCCTGCTGCAGGGCTATGTGAAGGCCGCGCGCCGCAATGGCACTGAGATCCGCGAGCGCCACGCGGTCATCTCCGCCAGCCATGACGGCCAGGTGTGGACCATCGAAACATCGGCGGGCGTTGTACGCGCCAAAACGGTGGTCAATGCCGCAGGCGGCTGGGCCGATCAGACTGCGGAACTCTTCGGGGTCGAGCCGCTCGGCATCGTCCCGCACCGGCGCACCGCCATCACCGTCGACCTTCCCGAGGGCATCGATATTTCGGCCATGCCGGAGATCAATGAGATCGACGAGGATTTCTACATGAAGCCCGACGCCGGCCGCCTGTTTGCGAGCCCCGCCGATGCCACCCCGTGCGAGCCCGGCGATGTCCAGCCGGAGGAACTCGATGTCGCCTGGGCCGCGCATTATGTCGAGGAGGCGACCACGATCCCGGTGCGCCGCGTCGCCAAGAGCTGGGCCGGCATGCGCAGCTTTTCGCCCGACAAGCTGCCCGTCATCGGCTTTGCGGCAGGTCAGCCCGATTTCTTCTGGCTGGCGGGACAGGGCGGTTTCGGTATCCTGACCTCCCCCGCCCTTGGCGCCCTGGCGGCAAGCCTTTTGACCGGCGAGCCGCATCCGGAGAGGTTCGGCGCGATGGGGCTTGACCCCGCACGGTTCAGCCCTCTCCGGTTCACGGCCTGA
- a CDS encoding UdgX family uracil-DNA binding protein (This protein belongs to the uracil DNA glycosylase superfamily, members of which act in excision repair of DNA. However, it belongs more specifically to UdgX branch, whose founding member was found to bind uracil in DNA (where it does not belong), without cleaving it, appears to promote DNA repair by a pathway involving RecA, rather than base excision.) yields the protein MATVLLEGRGDLTEWREAARPLLLAGTPPRGIDWRCRSDAAGDLFGADAGVADLSSPGTAIVAAGASLTVPKAFLSLAQAVICHSDPLRFQLLYRVLFRLQAERALLEVVSDADVAQLRAMEKSVRRDCHKMTAFVRFKEFDIGEGHARRRFLAWFEPDHHIVARVAPFFQRRFTDMDWIIATPRGTAAWDGESLSVSTEPAENPMLTDSTDMLWRTYFSSIFNPARLKVKMMMTEMPKKYWKNLPEAGLIPGLIAGAEASVIAMAERAASEAPLFHQRLQAVAQAEPEIAQPPAGTLEELREEARHCTRCALHCRATQTVFGEGPQDAAIMIVGEQPGDQEDLAGRPFVGPAGAVFNKVAQDVGLDRKDTYVTNAVKHFKYEPRGKRRIHQKPNVGEVQHCKWWLTRELALVKPKLVVAMGSTALMALTDSRQRLADLRGEMLQIDAGQSLLVTVHPAYLLRIPDEGRKAEEMARFRSDIARAAEFGRKMSPAGGRSSIMDDIRP from the coding sequence ATGGCGACGGTTCTTCTGGAGGGCCGGGGCGATCTGACCGAGTGGCGGGAGGCTGCGCGACCATTGCTGCTGGCCGGCACGCCACCGCGCGGGATCGACTGGCGGTGCAGGAGCGATGCGGCGGGCGACCTGTTCGGGGCGGATGCCGGAGTGGCTGATCTATCCTCTCCCGGCACGGCGATTGTTGCGGCAGGGGCCTCCTTGACCGTGCCGAAGGCTTTCCTGTCCTTGGCGCAGGCGGTGATCTGCCATAGCGATCCCTTGCGTTTCCAGCTTCTCTACCGTGTTCTCTTCCGGCTGCAGGCGGAGCGCGCGCTTCTGGAAGTGGTCTCCGATGCCGATGTGGCGCAGTTGCGGGCGATGGAAAAATCCGTGCGGCGCGATTGCCACAAGATGACGGCGTTCGTCCGGTTCAAGGAGTTCGACATCGGGGAAGGGCATGCGCGGCGGCGGTTTCTGGCCTGGTTCGAACCGGATCATCATATCGTTGCCCGCGTGGCGCCGTTCTTCCAGCGCCGGTTTACCGATATGGACTGGATCATCGCCACGCCGAGGGGAACGGCGGCCTGGGATGGCGAGAGCCTGTCGGTTTCAACCGAACCTGCGGAAAATCCGATGCTGACGGATAGCACCGATATGCTGTGGCGTACCTATTTTTCCAGCATCTTCAATCCGGCCCGTCTCAAGGTGAAGATGATGATGACGGAGATGCCAAAGAAATACTGGAAGAACCTGCCGGAAGCCGGGCTTATTCCGGGGCTGATTGCCGGGGCAGAGGCGAGCGTCATTGCCATGGCCGAGCGCGCGGCCAGCGAGGCCCCATTGTTTCACCAGCGGCTGCAGGCGGTCGCGCAAGCCGAACCCGAAATTGCCCAGCCACCGGCCGGGACGCTGGAGGAGCTTCGCGAGGAAGCGCGTCACTGCACGCGCTGCGCCCTGCATTGCCGAGCAACGCAGACCGTGTTCGGCGAGGGGCCGCAGGATGCCGCGATCATGATCGTCGGCGAGCAGCCGGGCGACCAGGAGGATCTGGCCGGCCGGCCCTTCGTCGGCCCGGCGGGTGCGGTGTTCAACAAGGTTGCCCAGGATGTGGGGCTGGACCGCAAGGACACCTATGTCACCAATGCGGTCAAGCATTTCAAATACGAGCCACGCGGCAAGCGCCGTATCCATCAAAAGCCGAATGTCGGCGAGGTGCAGCATTGCAAATGGTGGCTGACGCGGGAACTGGCGCTGGTCAAGCCGAAGCTCGTCGTGGCGATGGGATCAACCGCGCTGATGGCGCTGACCGACAGCCGCCAGCGGCTTGCAGATCTGCGCGGCGAGATGCTGCAAATCGATGCGGGGCAGTCATTGCTGGTGACTGTACACCCGGCCTATCTCCTGCGCATCCCGGACGAGGGCCGCAAGGCGGAAGAAATGGCGCGGTTTCGCTCGGATATTGCGCGTGCCGCCGAATTCGGGCGGAAGATGAGTCCGGCGGGCGGGCGGAGCAGCATAATGGATGATATCAGGCCGTGA
- a CDS encoding putative DNA modification/repair radical SAM protein, giving the protein MKKSLNERLAILSDAAKYDASCASSGTVKRDSSKSGGLGSTEGSGICHAYAPDGRCISLLKILMTNFCIYDCAYCINRSSSNVERARFSVEEVVWLTLEFYRRNYIEGLFLSSGIIRSSDYTMEEMVRIARELRVTHNFGGYIHLKSIPEASPLLIEQAGLYADRLSINIELPTDTGLTRLAPEKRPANIRKSMGELRLKIEAANDPTLQTKRRKRFVPAGQSTQMIVGADQANDKVILGTSARLYGSYGLRRVYYSAFSPIPDASKNLPLIKPPLMREHRLYQADWLYRFYGFGIEEITENQPDGMLDLKLDPKLAWALVNRHRFPVDVNTAEREMLLRVPGLGTKAVNGILSARRHRRLRLEDLARLHVSLKKVQSFVVTEGWTPHRLIDRSDLRAMFEPKPEQLALL; this is encoded by the coding sequence ATGAAGAAATCGCTGAACGAACGGTTGGCCATCCTGTCCGATGCCGCCAAATACGATGCTTCCTGCGCTTCGAGCGGCACGGTGAAGAGGGATTCCTCCAAATCGGGCGGTCTGGGATCGACGGAAGGGTCCGGCATCTGTCATGCCTATGCGCCGGATGGCCGCTGCATTTCGCTGCTGAAAATCCTGATGACGAATTTCTGCATTTATGACTGTGCCTATTGCATCAACCGGTCATCCAGCAATGTCGAGCGCGCGCGGTTCAGCGTCGAGGAAGTCGTCTGGCTAACGCTGGAATTCTACCGCCGCAATTATATCGAGGGCCTTTTTCTCTCCTCCGGGATCATTCGCTCGTCGGATTATACGATGGAGGAAATGGTGCGCATCGCCCGGGAATTGCGCGTTACCCATAATTTCGGCGGTTATATTCATCTGAAGTCCATCCCCGAAGCCTCGCCGCTGCTAATCGAGCAGGCGGGGCTTTATGCCGACCGGCTGTCGATCAATATCGAACTGCCGACCGACACGGGGCTGACGCGGCTGGCGCCGGAAAAGCGGCCGGCCAATATCCGCAAATCGATGGGCGAGCTCAGGCTGAAGATCGAGGCCGCCAATGATCCGACGCTGCAGACGAAGCGGCGCAAACGCTTCGTGCCGGCAGGCCAGAGCACGCAGATGATCGTCGGCGCCGATCAGGCCAATGACAAGGTGATCCTCGGGACCAGCGCCCGGCTTTACGGCAGCTACGGGCTGCGCCGGGTCTATTATTCCGCCTTCAGCCCCATTCCCGATGCGTCGAAGAACCTGCCTTTGATCAAGCCACCGCTGATGCGCGAGCACCGGCTGTACCAGGCCGACTGGCTCTACCGGTTTTATGGCTTTGGCATCGAGGAGATTACCGAGAACCAGCCCGATGGCATGCTGGACCTGAAGCTCGACCCGAAACTTGCCTGGGCTTTGGTCAACCGGCATCGCTTTCCGGTGGATGTGAACACGGCGGAACGCGAGATGCTGCTGCGGGTGCCGGGATTGGGAACGAAGGCCGTCAACGGTATCCTGTCGGCGCGGCGCCATCGGCGTTTGCGGCTGGAGGACTTGGCGCGGCTGCATGTCTCGCTGAAGAAGGTGCAGTCCTTCGTCGTGACCGAGGGTTGGACACCGCACCGGCTGATCGATCGCTCCGATCTGCGGGCCATGTTCGAGCCCAAGCCCGAACAGCTGGCGCTCTTGTAA